The window TCACGCCCACGCTGGCGCTCACCAGCATCGCGGCCACCACGCCGGCGGACTGGACGGTGCGCTACTGGGACGAGAACCTCCTCCAGGGTCCGCCTCCGACCGACCCGGTCCCCCAGGTGGTGGGCATCAGCGTCCACCTGACGTTCGCGGAGCGCGCCTTCGAGCTCGCCGACTTCTACCGCTCACTCGGCTCGCGGGTCGTGCTTGGCGGATTGCACGTGGTCTCGTGTCCGGAGGAATGCGCGCCTCACGCCGACGCGCTCGCCGTCGGCGAAGGCGTCCAGATCTGGCCCGAGATCCTGCGCGATGCGGACGGGGCTCTGCGGCCACGCTACGAGGGCAGCTACCGCCGGCCTTACGCCGACCATCCACTGCCTCGGCGCGAGCTGCTCCCGCGGCGCGACTTCCTCACCACCACGAGTGTCATCGCCACCCGCGGCTGTCACAGTCGCTGCGGCTTCTGTTACTTGTCGACCCAGGGCCTCCACCTGCCCTACCAGCTGCGGGATCCGGAAGAGATCGCGCGAGAGATTCGCGCTGACGGCCAGCCCTACGCCGTCTTCGTCGACAACAATCTCGGCTCGCGCCCCGAGTACCTGGCACGGCTGTGCCGTGAGCTACGCAAGACCGAGCGCATCTGGAGCGCGGCGGTATCGATCGACGTCACCGACCATCCCGAGGTCGTGCGGCAGATGGCGCTCGCCGGCTGCACCGGCGTGTTCGTGGGATTCGAATCGCTGCAGCCGATGAACATCGTGGACCAGCGCAAGAAGAGCCCGAGCCCCGCCGACTACGCGCGCCGAGTCGCGCTCCTCCACGACCACGGCATCCAGGTGAACGGCAGCTTCGTGCTCGGATTCGATCACGATCGCCCGGATGTGTTCCAGCGCACCGTCGAGTGGGTCGAGTCGAACCGGCTCGAGTGCGCCACCTTCCACATCCTCACGCCCTATCCCGGCACGCCCCTCTTCCGGCAGCTCGAGGCGGAGGACCGCTTGCTCCACCGCAATTGGAGCCTGTACGACACGTCGCACGTGGTGTTCCGGCCGCGGCACATGACGCCCGAGCAGCTCGCGGCAGGCTACTCATGGTGCTACCGGCGTCTGTTCTCGCACACGTCGATCTGGCGCCGGCGTCCACGCCAGGCCGACGCGGTGCTGCCGTACCTGGCGATGTCCTACTTGTACAAGCGATCGAACCGGCTGTGGGCGTTTCTCATTCGCCATCGCCTGACCCACACGGTTTGGGGCCCGCTCGTGGAGTGGACGCGGCGGCGGCATCTCCGGTTCCGCGCGCGCCTCGCGGCGCGCAGCCAGAGCAGCCCCGCGGCCCAGGTGGTGACGGCGGGAGTCTGAGGGTTCAGCGTGGAGCTTCGGTGACGAGCGCGATCGCCAGACCATCGTGCTCCTTGACGCCCACGGTCTGGATCGCGGTGGCGGCCACCCGGGTCTCGGCGGCCAGGCGCTGGAAGAAGCGCCGCATGCCCAGCACCATGTCGTCATTGGATTCCGGGTTCGCGACCTCGCCCTTCCGCACGACGTTGTCCACCACGATCAAACTGCCGCGCCGTGAAAGGCGCAGCGCCCATTCGAAGTATTCGGTCGTGCTCTGCTTGTCGGCGTCGATGAACGTGAGATCGAACGGCGGAAGTTTCTCCTTTTCGATCCCCGGCAGCAGGTCGAGCGCCTTGCCGACGCGCACCTCGACCCGATCGTCGAGCCCGGCACGCGACAGGTTCCTGCGCGCGACGTCGGCGTGCTTCGCCTCGTACTCGAGCGTGATCAGCCGGCCGTCCTTTTCGAGCGCCCGCCCCATCCAGATCGTGCTGTAACCGGCGAGCGTGCCGATCTCGAGGATCCTTCGCGCGCCGATGGCGCGCGCCAGCATGTGCAGCAGCTTTCCCTGGTTCGGCGCCACCTGGATCTCGGGCAAGCCGGCGGCTCGGCTGTCTTCGAGCGCCGCTTCCAGCACCGGATCGTCGCCGATGAGCAGCTCGTTGAGATACCCATCGACCTTGTTCCACAGGTCCTGAGTCATTGGCCATTCCTCCCCCACCACTGGTCGACGCGCGACACCACGTCCGGCGGACTCGCCACCGCTTCCGGATATCCCTGCTTCCACGTGGCGTCGATGCCGAGCGGCCCCCGGCAGGTGAGCCACGCGCCACGAGTCTCGGTGCGCGCCGGAATCACGTCACGGGCGCAGTCGAAGCGCGTGAACACGCCCCACAGAAGGAGCTCGCGATCCATGAGCGGCACGTCGGCGCTGACCGCGACCACCATCTTGAGCGCCGCATACTCGGCGCGGGCCGTGAGCCGCTCGATCACGCCGCGGCCTTCTCCACGCACCTGCACGATCAGGATGCCGCCGCGCACCAGCCGGTGCTCGAGCACGTCGGGCTCGAAGCCGCGCGGGTCGGCCACCTGGGCCAGCGGCGGCGCCGGCGCACGGCCGGGCTTGGTCTGGGCGTCGAGCACCATCTTGCTGCCGAGATTCATGGTGTATGAGGTGAAATCGAGGGTATCGAGCGGCACCCCCGGAATGAGCAGGAAGTCTTCCGAAGGGTCGAAGTGCCGCGCCACCGCCTCGAACACGGCGCCCCGGTCTCGAGGGTTCACCTCGGCGTCCACCAGCACGATCATCTTGGTGAGCGAGAGCTGGCCCGTACCCATCAAACCCAGCGCCGTCTTCCTGGCTTCCTTCGCGAAGCGATTCTCCACCGAGACCGCGAGCAGGTTGTGAAAGCCGGCCTCGAAGTAGGCCCACAGGTCGACGATCTCCGGATGGATCACCTTGAGCACGCCGGTGAAGAACTCCTGCACCGCTTCCCCCATGAACTTGTCTTCCTGCGGCGGCTTCCCCACGACGCTCGCCTGATAGATCGGGCGTTCGCGACGGGACACCGCCTTGAGGTGGAAGACCGGGAAAGGGGCGGCGTGCGAGTAGTGCCCGAAGTGATCGCCGAAGGGCCCCTCCATCCTGCGTTCGGCCGGCGGCACGACGCCTTCCAGCACGAACTCCGCGTCGGCCAGGACCGGTATGCCGATTCGACGGCCGCGCGTCAGCCGTGTGGACGCGCCGCGCAGGAACCCCGCGAAGGCCAGCTCATCGATGCCTTCCGGCAATGGCGATATGGCCGAGAGCAGCGTTGCCGGATCCGCGCCGACGGCGACGGAGACCTCGAGCGGCAGCCCGCGCTTCTCCGCCTCGTGGTAGTGGAAGCCTCCGCCCTTGCCGATCTGCCAATGCATGCCGGTGGTCGTGCTGTCGTAGACGTGCATGCGATAGATGCCGAGATTCCGGACGTGTGTGACCGGATGCTGGGTGGAGACCAGGCCGAAGGTGACGAACCGCCCTCCGTCCTTGGGCCACAGCTGGAGATTGGGCAGGAGGCCGAGGTCCGCCGGCAGCTCCTGGCGCGATCCCTCCACCGAGCGGGGTCGCATCGCCAGCACTCGTCCCGCGGAGCCGCGCAGATTCCACAGATCCGAGAGCCGCCGCGGAGGAACCGCGTGCAGGATCTCCTCCAGCTCGCCGCCGACCGCACGCGGCGTGCGGCCGAGCGCCCATTCGATGCGCCGCTCCGCGGCCAGCACGTTGACGGCGAGGGGGAAGCGCGCGCCGCGCACCCTCTCGAACAGGAGCGCGGGACCTTCGGTGCGCGCCTCTCGGCAGGCGATCTCGGTGACTTCGTACGCCCAGTCGACCTCGCGCGTGACCCTCTTCAGATCACCGCGAGACTCGAGGTGGGATAGGAACTCCGACAGCGTGCGGAATCCGGCCATGGCGGCCGCAGGCTAAAGAAGGGGAAGCAGAAAAGCGAACCGCCCGCCGATCGAGACCGGCGGGCGGCGAGCGCATCACGCGCCGGATCCGGCTCGGGTGATCTGATTGGTGGCCAGATTCCAGTAGTAGTAGTAGCGGCCGTCGACGTTGATCACGGCGGAGCCCGTCGCATTGAAGGTCACGACGATGGTGGCCTGGAAGTGGGCTTCCACATCCAGACGGTTGTTGCTGCGCAGACGGTCGGCCGACACCACGATCGTCACCCGGCCGCCGATCGGCGCGGGATACCCGATCTGGATCAGGCTCTTGAGGAAACGGACGTTGTCGATGGTCGTGCCGCTGGTCCAGTGGAAGTAGCGCGTGCGCGTGCCGTCGTAGGAGCGGAAACGATTCTCGAGCGTGTCCGCGCAGCCGCCGTCGAACTTCAGCGTGTCTTGCCCAGCCTGGATGCCGTGCACGTCGATGCTGGAGGAATGAGCGACGGTCGCGGTGTCACGCGGCCCCTCATAGGTTCCGTAGGCGCGCGAGGTCCAGCGCAGCCAGGTCGCGGTGGGGCCATAGTCCACGAGCGGATCGTCGTTCTCGTCATAGAAGGTGCGGCTCGCTTCGAACGTGACGCCACCCTGTACGAAGCTCGTATCCCATAGCGCGCGAGCAGGACGGGCGATGCCTCCCGGCGTCGGCGTGACACGCGCGGCCGAGCTCGGGGTGCTCCCGACGGCCACCTGCATTTCGGCGCCCACCACGCCCATGCTGGTCACCGTCTGAATGGCGAAGTCGTCCGCCGTGCCTTGATTCAGGGAGCTGTTGTTGGGGTTGGTCGAGTTGTCGCCCCCACAGCCGTGGACCGAAAGGGCGAAGATCAGGAGCACGGCCATCCGTGCGATCAGGGACGATCTCATGCGGGGACCCTCCAATCGTGCGCTTGGGGACACGCGTGAAGGGCAACCGGCGTGCCACGGGAGCATCTCCAAATTCCACCGGACACGCCCAGGCTTCCGGCCACCAACGCCAGGAAAACGCCCGGCATGGTCCCGCGGCGAATGCGTTTTTACCGGGCGCTCACTCCAGATCGTCCTCACGCCAGCCCTGGCCCGCGTCCTCGCCGAGGAGTCCCAGCACCTTGTCGGAGAAGCCAGAGACCAGATCCTCGAGCGAGGCGGGCTTTCGATACCAGGGCGGCGCGATCGGCATGATCACCACGCCTTCCCGCGAGAGCTCGAGCGCGTTGCGCAACGCCAGCGTCGACAGCGGCGTCTCGCGGACGCACAGGACGATCCGCATGCGCTCCTTCATCGCCACCTGCGCGGCACGGGTGATGAGCGTGTCGGCAATTCCCGCCGCGATCTTGGCCATGGTCGACACGCTGCACGGGATCACCACCAGTGCGTCGTAGCGGTTGGATCCGGAGGAGAAGGGAGCCGCCAGGTCGGAGTCGGCGAACATCTTCTTCACGTGCGGCTCGAGGTCCGAAGGCTTGAGCCCGGTCTCGTCGTGGAGCACCTTGCGCGCCCAGTCGGAGAGCACCAGATACTTCTCGCCCGGGCAGCGCTTCACGAAGTCCACTCCGTACGCACTGCCCGAAGCGCCGGTCATCGCGATCAGATAACGCGCCATCAGAAGCCGCCGCAGCGGGCTCGCGCCGCGAGCACCATGGCCAGCACGGCGACGCCGACCCACACGTTCACCTTGAAGAAGGCGAGATTCACGTTCTCGGCCCAGCGCTGCTCGAGGAAGAGCAGCACGCCCGCAAGAACCAGCGCGCCCCAGGCGGCCCACGGCGTGCCGGGACAGACGTGGATGGCTTGCAGCGCGCCGAGCGCGGCGGCGAGCGCGATGAAGGCGAGCGCGTGGAGCACTGCAGAGATCCGCAGCGCTCGCACGCGGCCGAGCCATTCGACCATCGAACGCACCCGATGAGCGCGGTCGAAGCTTTCGTCCAGCGTGGCGTAGATGATGTCGAAACCCGAGACCCAGAAGAGCGCGAAGAGCGCGAGCCAGAGCGCCGGCTGTGGCGAGGCGAGCTCGGGATGCGCCGCGGCGAATCCCGCGAGCGGCGCCAACGCCAGCGCGGCGCCGACACCGAAGTGGCAGAGCGGCGTGAAGCGCTTGAGGAAGGGATAGATCGTGAATGCCGCGAGCGGCACCCACGACACTCTCACGTACCAAGGTCCGAGCACGGCGCATGCGACCAGATAGACCGCCACGCTCCCGCCGAGCAGCGCCCACGCCTCGATCATCGTCATGCGCCCGGCAGGCAGCTCGCGCGAGGCGGTGCGCGGATTGATGGCATCGAGGCGCTTGTCCACCAGGCGGTTGATCGCCATCGCGGCGGTCCGCGCGCCCACGGCCGCGACGCCGATCCATATCCACCTCCGCCACGCCATCGCCGGTCCGGGCGCGCTGAAGATCCCGGCCAGGATGAGCGGCAGCGAGAACAGGGTGTGCTCGAAGCGCACGAACGAGGCGTACGTGCGCAGTCGCTCGAGGGGAGCGTCGGTAGCGGCGGAGGCGGTGGCCATGGGCGGAGGCGCTCAGCGACGTTGCTGGCTGAAGCGGCGGGCTAGCGTAGCCCACCCGTGCGGCACCACCAAGACGTTCGCGACGAACTTGACCCGATCAGAGCGCCCCTCCATCATGCCCGATCTCGCAAGCCGTCCAGACTGGCGAAACCCACTTCCAGAGACCTGCTCCTGCTCACCGAGCTCCTCTTCCTCGCCGCCGCCAGCGCTGCCCCTCTCGGTGGAACCGCGGACACCGCGGTCGTGCAGATGCCGGAAGTCGTCGTGACCGGCACCCGCGTCCCCGAATCGGCCCTGCTGGCGCCCTCGGCCATCACGGTGGTGGGCAAGGAGCAGTTCGAGGCCACCCGGCAGCTCGGCGTTCGTGACGCCTTGTCGATGATCCCCGGAGTGTTCTCGCAGAGCCGCGCCGGCGCTCCGGACGTCCGCATCACCATCCGTGGCTTCGGCGCCCGCGGCAACGGCGAGCGCTCGAACGTGGGCAACATGCGCGGCATCCGTTTCATGAGCGACGACATCCCGATCACCGAGCCCGATGGGCGAACGTCGCTCGACCTGGTCGACCTGGCCGTCGTCGATCGCATCGAGGTCGCGCGCAGCAACTCCTCCACGCTCTACGGCAACGCCTCGGGTGGCGTGGTGCACTTGCGCACCGACTTTGGATTCCAGTCGCCCTACGCCGAGTTCCGCCAGCGCGCCGGGAGCTTCGGCTACCACCGCGAGCAGGTCGCCACGGGGTTCACCATCGGCTCGAGCCGAGGCGTGGTCACATTGCTCAATTCGACCTTCGATGGCTGGCGCGAGCACAGCAGCAGCACCGCGCTGCTCGGCCAGGCGCGCATGCAGTTTCCTCTCGATACCGCCACCCGGCTGGGCGTGAGCCTCGATGGCACGCATACCTTGAATCGTTTCCCCGGCGCTCTCACGAGCGCGGACCTCGAGGCCGATCCGCAGCAAGCCGATTCGGATTACGTCGCGCGTGACGAACGCCGCGATCACACGGTCGGTCGTGTGGCGCTCTCGCTGGATCGCTCGATGGGTGAGTCGCAGGATGTGCGGCTCTCCGCCTGGGTCGAGCCCAAGCTGCTTCACCGCTCGGAGCGAAACCGCTTCCGCGACTTCACGCGGTACCACGTCGGAGGCACCGCGACCTACAACGCCCGCTGGCAGATGGGAAGCACGAAGGCCAACACGCTGGTCGGCGCCGACGAGGCCTACCAGGACGGCTCGATCCTCTTCTACGACGTCGTGAACGGCAGCCGCGGAGATCAGCTGATCCAGAACAAGCGGGAAGCCGCGAACAGCGCCGGGATCTTCGCCCAGCAGGGCTTCGACATCGGGCGTTGGTCCTTGCGCGTCAGTGGACGCTACGACGCCGTTCGCTTTGTGAGTGATGACTTCATCGACCCATCGTTCAATGCGAGCAAGACGTTCGAGCACGTCACACCCAAAGGATCGGTGTCCTACGGGTTCGATCGCCACACGCTGTACGCCGCGCTGGGCGGCGGGGTCGAGGCTCCTGCCTTCAACGAAATCGATCCGCCGCCGCCTTATGACACCCTCACCGGCCTGAATCCGTTCCTCGAGCCCATGACCTCCACGACCTTCGAGGCGGGCGCCAAGGGCAAGCTGGTCTCTTCCTCGCGGTGGGGATCGCTCGACTACGACGTCGCGCTCTACTGGATCGACGTGAAGAACGAGATCGTTCCCTTCGACGGAGGGGCGTACTTCCTGTCCGCCGGAAAATCCCATCGTGAAGGACTGGAGACGGGCCTCGACTGGCGCCCCGTCCAACGACTGAGCTGGCGAGCCGCGGCGGCTTTCACGCGCAATGAGTACGACGAATACACCAACGACTTTGGCGACTTCTCGGGCAACAAGGTTCCCGGGCTGCCCGACGTCAATGTTTCGACTGCGCTGCGCTATGCGTTGGGTGGCGGCCTCTGGGCCGAAGCCCAGGTGGAGCACGTGGGCGCCTACTTCGCGGACGACGCCAACACGGCGGAGGCCGACGCCTACACGGTCTTTGGCGGTTCCGTCGGCATGGAGCGAACGCTGGGAACCATTCCGGTTCGTCTCTTCGTGTCCGGACAGAATCTCACCGACGAGGACTACGTCGCTTCGGTGTTCATCAACGGTGTCAACGACGAGTACTACGAGCCGGGGCTTCCCGCTTCGTGGTCCGCCGGTCTCACGCTGCGCTGGCCCTGAGGACTCGACCGACAAGGCAGCGGGGTGGATCCCTTTGGCCAACCGGCCCCCGATAGCGATCAGCCTCCAGAACCCGACCGCCGCTCCTTGTCTTGTCGTGCTGCAAGGTCTTGCGACCTCGGTCGCGAGTCATCGCAACCCGCGGACCAGCGACGAGACCGGCGCACGAAAGAGACAAGACACGTGCAATCAACGAGTCGCGAGAATGGTTCTGGCCGAGGTCGGGTGGCGGACGGCCGCGGGGTGTCAACGTCGTGGTCCCTGCCGTCTACTTCGCGTCGTCGACCGCACTGCTCTCGGTCGCGGAAAATTGTCTTGACCGGCTGCACGAGTGTGCACTACATTCACGACGTGCCAGGTCCCGCGAGGGCCTTCAATCCAAGGAGCACTCGATGCTGAACGAGCGCGCGCGAGCGATTCTCAACTACATCCGCACATTCCAGCGCGACAAGGGATATCCACCCACGATCCGCGAGATCGGCGAAGCATTCGAGATCGCGTCGACCAACGGCGTTCGCTACCACCTCAACATCCTCGAGAAGGAGGGGTACCTCAGCCGGAAGAGCAAGATCTCGCGTGGGACCACTTCCGTCGTCGATGGAATCCCCGTGCTCGGACGCGTTGCCGCCGGCCAGCCGATCCTCGCCGAAGAGAGCTACGAGGGAACGCTCGAACCCGGCACGCTGTTCGGCAACACCAACGGCTTGTTCGCGCTGCGAGTGCGCGGCGACAGCATGAACGGCGCGGGCATCATGCCCAACGATTACGTCATCGTTCGGCATCAGGAGAACGCCAACCCCGGCGACATGGTGGTCGCACTGATCGGCGATGAGGCCACGGTGAAGTACTACAGACCTCAGGGCGACAAGATCGAGCTGGTCGCCGCCAATCCCGCGTACGAGCCCATCGAAGTGACGCAAGGGGCTGATTTCAAATTGCTTGGCGTGGTCCGAGGAGTGATTCGCACCGTCGGGAGTTGATGGACATCGAAAGCAGTGACCGGCGGGAGCTTCGAACTCCCGCCTTTTCGAGAAGCAGGTTTGCACATCCGTTCATTCGTCCCCGGAGGAGGTGGGTGGTCGTGAACTCGAAAGTGGCTCCCCCGATCAACGAGGCCCTGCACGAACGTTGGGAGCCCGTCTATCGCAGTCGTCTTCACTATCTCGTCACCTGGAGCACTCGTGGTCGCCGGCCCATCCTCAAGGAGCGGCACGCCCGAAAGGTGCACGAGCTGGTCGCCAAGGTCTGCGATGACCGCGGATTCGAGCTGCTCGACGTTGCCGTAGGACAGGACCACGTGCACGCGCTGTTCGGTCTCAAACCATCCCAGAGCGTCGCGACCGCGGTGCGAGAGATCAAGAGCCGCACCGGCCTGGCACTCATGTCGGATCATCCGGAGCTTCGTGTCTGGCTCGGCGGCAATTTGCTGTGGGACGAGCGTTACGCGGTCGAGACGGTGAGCCCGATTCGTCTCGAGCACGTGCAACGGAAGCTCCGGCACCTGCACGGACCGCCGGAGACACTCGCCGAAGCGGGCTGAGAAGCGCAGGGGATCCAGGTAGAGCACCGTCGCAACCAGGCCATGGTGTTCTCAAACCCTTTCGGCGGCCAGCACCGCTGGCTCCGGCGCCCGGATCGTCGACAACAACGTCGCGATCAGGACCAGTGCGGCGCCGGCGAGCTGCATGGGTCGCAGGATCTCGCCCAGGAAGATGGCCGCGGTCAGGACGGCGACCACCGGCTCGATCGTGGCGATCACTCCTGCTTCCTCGGCCCGAAGCCGGCGCAAGCCCCCGTAGAAGAGCGCGAACGGGAGCAGTGTCGATCCGACTCCGATGGCCAGGAACATCAGCCACACACTCGTGCCATAGCCCGCGGCCGCGATCTTCCACGGAGGAGTCACGAACGCCCATAGCACGCCGGCGATCGCGAACGTGTAGAGGAGCACGGCGGATGGATCGTGGCGAGCGAGTCCGCGCTTCGAGAACAGGATGTAGAACGTGAAAGCAAAGGCCGAGGCGAAACCGATGGCCCAGTCGAAGACGCTGGCTCCGAGCGCTGATGGATCCACACCGCCCACCAGCAGCGCCGTGCCGGCGAACGCCGCCGCGACGGCGGCCAGCGTCCGGGGGCTCGGCCGGCGCCCGCGCAGCATCTCGTACACGACGATCAGCGCGGGAGCGAGATACTGGAGAAGGATGGACACGCCGACTCCCAGGCGCGAAATGCTGTAGTAGTAAGTCCCCTGCACTGCTGCGACTCCGAAGATTCCGAGGATGAGCAGATAGCCCAGCTCGCTTCGCTCCACGCGCAGGGCTGCTCGGTTTCGCCACAACATCCAGGGAAGCAACAGCGAGCACGCGATGACCAGTCGCAGCTCCACCACCGTGAGCGCTGGGATCTTGTGATCCCGAAACATGAACCTCGCCAAAGTCGCGGAAGTGCCCCACAGCACGGCGGCGCCGAGCACCATCCATCGGCCGGTCGCGAAGGAGGACCGGAGGGAAGGCACGGGCTGAGTGGCCATGTCAGAGGAGCTGGCGGCGACGCAACCGGTGATTCTTCTCGACCCCACCGTGACGCACCGTCAGCTCGATCTCCGTTCCGGCCGGGCCTTCGAAGAGGTTGCCGACTTCCACCCAGTTCATTGAAGTGAGCGTCTTGCCGTCGACCGCGGTGATTTCGTCGCCTGGTTTGATCCCGGCCTGCGCGGCCGGAGAACCTTCGACGACCGCGGCGACGCGCACCATGCCACGGTCGCGCTCGAGCTGCAGGCCGACGTGTGAATGCTCGTATGGCCGTGGGTCGCGGAAATCAGGATCCGGATCGAGCCACAGAACCCGGTGAGGGTAGTCGACCGCCACCCGGAAACGCTGGAGGAACGAGTATCCAAGGAGCCCATGGATCGGTTCTCCGGCGAGCTTGGCCAGCTCGGCGGCAATCGGGTTCCTCAACAGAGCGACCTCCGTCTGCGACGTGGATGCCGTTCCCGATGTGCCCTGGACTTCGATCCGCTTGACGCGGCTCAGTCGGGCGGTGCTGGTGGCGAGCAGCGTCGGGGCCGCGAGCCCCTTCAGGGCCGGGCTCCACTTGGCGACGTTGATCTTCGGGTCCATCAGATCCTCGAAGAGCGTCGATTTGGACGCCCCGGTGTCGAGTACCAGGTTGAGCCAAGGTGTCGTCTGGCCCCCCTGATGAGGTGTCACGCGGCTACGAAGCATGATCTTGCCGTCCGTCGTCATCCGGAACCGACAGGGCACCGCAGCGGTCGAAAGAGCCGCCTCGAGAATGCGGCGCGATGCGGCAACAGCCAGTGCATCGCTTTGCTCTACATCAACACCCGCAGGAATGAGCACGACACGCCGAGCTGCGTAGTCGATCCAGAGAATGCGATCACGGATCACCGCATATCCGATCAGGCCCAGCACGATATGATCGGTCACCCGATTGAGTAGCCCCGCGTCGAAGACAGCGACCGGCGATAGCTGATCCGCCTGCAGCTTTCCGATCTCCAGTCGCGGGAGAGCGCGGGTCGCAAAGTCGACCGCTCGCGCGGGGACACTGTCGAGCACGCCGAGCCGCACCGCCACTCGAGCATCGA of the Candidatus Eisenbacteria bacterium genome contains:
- a CDS encoding PDZ domain-containing protein, with product MAVRLGVLDSVPARAVDFATRALPRLEIGKLQADQLSPVAVFDAGLLNRVTDHIVLGLIGYAVIRDRILWIDYAARRVVLIPAGVDVEQSDALAVAASRRILEAALSTAAVPCRFRMTTDGKIMLRSRVTPHQGGQTTPWLNLVLDTGASKSTLFEDLMDPKINVAKWSPALKGLAAPTLLATSTARLSRVKRIEVQGTSGTASTSQTEVALLRNPIAAELAKLAGEPIHGLLGYSFLQRFRVAVDYPHRVLWLDPDPDFRDPRPYEHSHVGLQLERDRGMVRVAAVVEGSPAAQAGIKPGDEITAVDGKTLTSMNWVEVGNLFEGPAGTEIELTVRHGGVEKNHRLRRRQLL